ACGCCGACAAATCTTAATTGTGACTTCATGCTAGCTCCTTAAAATCTATCGCTTCACCGCTCATAGCAGCCTTTCTTACCATGTCGTAAGCCTTGGTGTATTCGATCTTTTCATCATCTTTATGTAGCACACCAAGTGGGAAAATGCCCTTTTTCTCCTCATCGCTTAGCATGTCAAATTTGACCTTACTCGTTGTGCGGCCTTTTATCCACTCTAAATTTTTCACCGCCTCGCCCATTTTGTTCTTGCGACCTAAATTTATGTGGCAGTTTGAAAATACATCAAAAAAGCTGTATCCATCGTGGCTAAAGCCCTCTACAAAGAGCTTTGTAAGCTTCTCTGGCTCGATGACGCTACCACGCGCGACAAAGCTAGCACCTGCGGCGGTTGCGAGCTTACAGGCGTCAAAGCTAGGATCGATGTTGCCATACTGCGCTGTGACCGTCCACATGCCCTTTGGCGTGGTTGGGCTGGTTTGCGAGTTGGTTAGTGCATAGATAAAGTTGTTTATTAGGATGTGATTTAGCCCGATATTTCGGCGGCATCCATGTATCGTGTGGTTACCTCCGATCGCTAGCCCGTCGCCATCGCCAGTTACTACGATGATGTGCTTATCTGGGTTTGCCATCTTTACGCCAGTGGCGTAGGCTACGGCTCTACCGTGAGTTGTGTGGATGGTATTGCAGTCAAGATATCCGCTAAAGCGGCCAGAGCAGCCTATACCTGAGACCACACAAACGTCGTTCATGTCCCAGCCCATAGTGTCGATCGCGCGGATGAGCGCCTTTAGTATGACGCCATCGCCACAGCCCCAGCACCAAAGAGTAGGCATTTTGTCTGTTCGTAAATATTTATCATAATTAAAAGCCATAAATTTCTCCTATCTTTGCCTCGATCTCGCTTGGGCTTATCGGTCTGCCGTTTGCTTTTAGCAGTTTTGCAAAGTCATCTCTTAAGATGATCTTTGAAATTTCGCCGCTATACTGGCCTAAATTTAGCTCGCAGACTAAAATTTTGCTAAATTTGTTCGAGATCTCTTTTAGCTTTTTAGCTGGAGCTGGGAAAAGCGTGAGTGGCTTAAATAGCCCAACTTTTAGCCCTTTTTCACGTAAATTTAAGATCGCTTGCTTGGCTGAAAGCGCCACGCTACCAAAAGCAATGATGCAAATTTCAGCGCCATCAAGCATAAACTCTTCAAATTTCTCGCACTCATCAGTGTGTAAATTTATCTTGTTAAACAGCCTATTCATCGAGTATTCAACGATCTTGCCATCTTCTGTTGGAAAGCCAGTAGCGCCGTGATGAAGCCCAGTTATATGGTAGTGGTAGCCTTTAAAGAAAGGATTTAGCGTGGCTGGCTCGTCGTGCGCGGCCTCGTAAGGTTTATACTCTTTTGGCTCGCCGTTAAATTCTTTTCTTTTATAAATTTCTAGCTCGCTAATCTCAGGTAAACGCACCATTGCTTGCATGTGCCCTATCGTCTCATCAAGTAGCAGCATGACTGGCGTCATAAACCTAGCTGCGAGATTAAAGGCACGCACGGTCTGCGTGTAGCACTCTTCTAGGCTACTTGGGGCAAGGACGATCATATTTACATCGCCGTGAGTTGGGTTTTTAGCCTGCAAGATATCGCCTTGTGCGACACGGGTTGGCAAGCCAGTTGAAGGGCCACCACGCATGACGTTAACGATGACGAGCGGTATCTCAGCGATAAAGCCAAGGCCTATTTGCTCAGCCTTTAGTGAAATTCCAGGTCCGGAGCTTGCTGTCATCGCTTTAGCGCCGCTTGCACTTGCGCCAAGTGCTACTGAAATTCCAGCTATCTCATCTTCCATTTGTATAAATGTACCGCCATGTTTTGGCAAAAGCACGCTTAGCTCGTGGGCGATCTCACTGCTTGGAGTGATAGGATATCCGCCAAAGAAGTTACAGCCGCACTCGACAGCAGCCCTTGCTACTAGGGCATTTCCAGTTGATACTAGCTCTCTCATGCGCTCTCTCCAAGCTTTGCAAATTTATTTGCCTTTACGGCAGCAGCTCGCTCTTTGCTCTCAGGCGTTAGTTTTGCAAATTTAAAGCCTTTTTCAGCCACATAAATGGCAAAATCAGGACAATGAAGCTCGCAGTCGCGACAGCCTATGCATGAGTCAGCATAGACGACCTCTATCATCTTACCAAGCACCGCTTTTGGCTCAAGCCTCATCGCTAGCACGCCTGCTGGGCAGTAGCTCACACAGACATCACAGGCTTTACACCTGCTCTCATCGACCCAAACAGGTACATTTTCTTTTATTATCATCTATATTCCTAATCCAAATTTTCTTTTAAAAATTTAATGTTTTTTCTAATATCAGCTTCGCTTTTACTTAGCTGCTCTTGCTCACTTTCATTTATATTTAGCTCTAAAATTTCTTTTAAGCCCTCACGTCCAAGCCTTACTAGCCTGCCGCAACTTAGCTCATCATCAAGAAGCACGCTAGCACTTAAAATTTCATCACTCTTGCCCATGATCGCTTCACACATCTTCACAACAGCAGCTGCTGGTGCATAGTAAGCTGAAGTGCCAAGGAGCTTAACGATCTTTGCTCCACCTGTGCTTGTCTCTTTTTTAAGAGTTGCTAGCTCATTTTCGTTTAAATTTTCGCTGATATTACTAGTAGATACGATCATCTCGTCGTTATGAGCGCCAATTATCTTTGTCTTTAGCCCTTTTGCGTCCTTGTCTTTTAGAAGCGCTAGCTCATATCTACATCTTGCGCCATCAAGCTCACCAGCCATGCCGATCACTTTATTTTTACTAAAACCACTAAATTTATGAGCCGTCCAGACCATCACATCAAGCGGATTTGTCACGACGATTATCACCGCATTTGGTGCAAATTTTGCGATATTTTGAGCTGTTTGTTTTACAACGACGGCATTTTTAAGAAGCAAATCCTCTCTTGTTTGACCCTCTTTTCTTGGGCTTCCAGCAGTTACCACTACGATATCACTGCCCTCTATTAGCATAAAGTCATCGCTACCGCAAACGGTAGTTTTAGCATTAAAAACGCAGCTTGACTGCGCTAGATCGATAGCCTTTGCGCGTGCCACGTTACCAAATATATCTACAAGCGCGATCTCATCGCAAACTTCCCTCATACAAAGCGCATAAGCTATACTTGCACCGACGTTTCCTGCTCCAACTATACTTATTTTCATTTTCTCATCCTATTATTTGATTTAAGATTTTACTTGGTCTCATGACCTCATTTGCCCTCACTTCATCTGGCAAATAATATCCGCCAAATTCCACGCTTGCACCATCATTTT
The DNA window shown above is from Campylobacter concisus and carries:
- a CDS encoding 2-oxoglutarate ferredoxin oxidoreductase subunit alpha; protein product: MRELVSTGNALVARAAVECGCNFFGGYPITPSSEIAHELSVLLPKHGGTFIQMEDEIAGISVALGASASGAKAMTASSGPGISLKAEQIGLGFIAEIPLVIVNVMRGGPSTGLPTRVAQGDILQAKNPTHGDVNMIVLAPSSLEECYTQTVRAFNLAARFMTPVMLLLDETIGHMQAMVRLPEISELEIYKRKEFNGEPKEYKPYEAAHDEPATLNPFFKGYHYHITGLHHGATGFPTEDGKIVEYSMNRLFNKINLHTDECEKFEEFMLDGAEICIIAFGSVALSAKQAILNLREKGLKVGLFKPLTLFPAPAKKLKEISNKFSKILVCELNLGQYSGEISKIILRDDFAKLLKANGRPISPSEIEAKIGEIYGF
- the oorD gene encoding 2-oxoglutarate:acceptor oxidoreductase; this encodes MIIKENVPVWVDESRCKACDVCVSYCPAGVLAMRLEPKAVLGKMIEVVYADSCIGCRDCELHCPDFAIYVAEKGFKFAKLTPESKERAAAVKANKFAKLGESA
- a CDS encoding malate dehydrogenase — encoded protein: MKISIVGAGNVGASIAYALCMREVCDEIALVDIFGNVARAKAIDLAQSSCVFNAKTTVCGSDDFMLIEGSDIVVVTAGSPRKEGQTREDLLLKNAVVVKQTAQNIAKFAPNAVIIVVTNPLDVMVWTAHKFSGFSKNKVIGMAGELDGARCRYELALLKDKDAKGLKTKIIGAHNDEMIVSTSNISENLNENELATLKKETSTGGAKIVKLLGTSAYYAPAAAVVKMCEAIMGKSDEILSASVLLDDELSCGRLVRLGREGLKEILELNINESEQEQLSKSEADIRKNIKFLKENLD
- a CDS encoding 2-oxoglutarate ferredoxin oxidoreductase subunit beta (catalyzes the coenzyme A-dependent formation of succinyl-CoA from 2-oxoglutarate and ferredoxin); translated protein: MAFNYDKYLRTDKMPTLWCWGCGDGVILKALIRAIDTMGWDMNDVCVVSGIGCSGRFSGYLDCNTIHTTHGRAVAYATGVKMANPDKHIIVVTGDGDGLAIGGNHTIHGCRRNIGLNHILINNFIYALTNSQTSPTTPKGMWTVTAQYGNIDPSFDACKLATAAGASFVARGSVIEPEKLTKLFVEGFSHDGYSFFDVFSNCHINLGRKNKMGEAVKNLEWIKGRTTSKVKFDMLSDEEKKGIFPLGVLHKDDEKIEYTKAYDMVRKAAMSGEAIDFKELA